The window TAAGATATTCTTCCAGAACAGCAAATGCTACAGCACTGTGAGGTTCCAAAATATAATGGTCTCTGTTATAAACTTCTGTAATCGTTTGTATAGTCTTTTTGTCATCTACAGAATATCCGGAAATTTTATTTTTTAAAAGATCAAATTCATTACTGAAAAGCTCTAGAATTCTAACAAAATTGCTGGGATCTCCTACATCCATAGCATTAGATAAAGTGGCTACTGCCTTTTTTGGATTAAATTTTTTAGTTTTTAAATATTCAGGGACTACATCATTAGCATTGCAGGCAGCAATAAAATGTTCTGCTGGAAGGCCTCGAAGGTGTGCTAAAATACCTGCACATATATTCCCGAAATTTCCACTTGGAACACAGATTACCGGAGCTTTGTTTTCTGTCTGCTGCCATTGTTTTAAAGCAAGCAGATAATAGATCTGTTGTGGAAGCCATCTGGCAACATTGATAGAATTGGCAGATGTCAGAAATAGTTGCTTACTGATTTCATCATTGGAAAAGGCTTGTTTGACGAGATTTTGACAATCATCAAAACTGCCATTAACTTCTAATGCATAAATATTTTTTCCTAATGCCGTAAGTTGTTTTTCCTGAACCGGACTTACTCTGCCTTTGGGATATAGGATCACAACATCAATACCCGGTAAGTCGTAAAATCCATGGGCAACAGCGCCACCAGTATCTCCTGATGTTGCCACTAAAACAGTAACTTTTTTTGCTGATTTTCTAAAAAATAAGACAGACACCTGCTCATAAATCCCGCACCAACGTCTTTGAATGCCAGAGTCGGGCCATGAAAAAGTTCCAATACTGAAATGTTGTCATTTATTTTTTTCAAAGGAATTTCAAAACTGATGGTTTCTGTAACAATCTTCTGAAGTACTTCTGGAGGAATTTCATCTCCGATAAAGTCTTTCATACATTGATAAGCAATTTCTTCATCCGAATATTGAGAAAGATTTTGAATAAACTCTTGATCAAATGATGGAATAGTTTCAGGGAAAAACAACCCTTTTTCTTTACCTTGTCCTTTTATAGTAGCAGCTCTGAAATCAACACTTTCCTGATAGTCTTTTAAATTATAATATTTCATTTGTTCTTAATCTAGTTTTGTTATTTAATAATTTCAATTCCTACCGGATTTATTTTGGAGACATATACGAAGTTATCTATATTGATTTCATCGTATACAGCTTTCATCATGTCAGCAATTTTTTCTGCGGTTTCCTTTTTTTCTGCCAGCATGAAAATAGATGGTCCTGATCCTGAAATTCCCCCTCCCAAAGCTCCAAGCTGCAGACTTTTTGATTTAATTTCATCAAATCTAGGGATTAAAATACTTCGTACAGGTTCTATGATTATGTCATTCAGGCTTCTGCCAATCAGCGGGAAATCATTTTTCTGAATACCAGCTACCAGCCCGGCAATGTTTCCCCATTGTTCTACAGCACTTTTTAAGGTGATGTTTTTCTTTAGGATCTGCCTCGAATCTGAAGTTTTGACCTCAACCTGAGGATGTACGGCAGCCACAAATAAATCAGGAGCATTCAATGGAATAATATCAATGGGAGCTGTAGATTTCACCAAAGTAATTCCACCATAGATGCATGGAGCAATATTATCGGCATGGCGAACTCCTGAGGCGAGTTCTTCTCCAAACATGGCAAAATGTACCATTTCATCTTTTGACATGATATTTCCTAATACGATATTGGCTCCTAAGGCAGCTCCAGCGGCGCTAGCCGCGCTGGAGCCGAGCCCGCTTCCAGGTTTTATATGTTTATGAATAATAACTTCAAAGCCATTTTTTAAGTTATAATGTTCCTGAATGTTTAAAAGGACAACACCTGCAACATTTTTAGAAGGTTCTTCGGGAAGTCCAAAAGAATCTTGATGTTTAATAATGATTTCTGATGTCTCCAATAAGCGGATTTCCATTTCATCATAAGGTTCGTATACTGCCATCCCCAGAATATCAAATCCACATACGAGATTGGCTACAGTAGCCGGAATTTTTAATTTTACTTTTTTCATTTTTTTTGTTTTTAAACTGAACGGATGATGTCTGCGAAAATCCCACTGGCTGTTACTTCTGCTCCTGCACCAGCTCCTTTGATGACCAATGGCTGCTCAGAATATCTTAAGGTTTTAAAAATGACAATATTATCTTTTCCATATAAGTGAAATAAATCACTTCCCGGAGCCACATGCTGTAAGCCTACTTTAGCTTTTCCATCTTTAAATTCAGCAGTATATTTCAGGATTTTTCCTTCTTTTTGAGCATTGTCAAATAAAGATTTAAAGTGATCTTCATATTCTGTAAGCTTTTCATAGAAATGGTCTACACTACCTTCCATACAGGCTTCCGGTAAGAAACCTATGTTTTCAATCTCTTCAAACTGAAGCGGATACCCGGCTTCTCTGGCGAGGATTAATATTTTTCTGGCTACATCTGTCCCGGAAAGGTCAAGTCTTGGATCGGGCTCTGTATATCCTTCTTTCTGTGCCTGGGCTACCACTTCGGAAAAGGTTTTGCTTCCGTTATAAGTATTGAATACAAAGTTTAATGTTCCGCTGAGCACTGCTTCAATGGATGTTATTTGATCACCACTTTTGATGAGGTCATTAATAGTCCCTATTACCGGAAGTCCGGCTCCTACATTGGTTTCAAAGTGAAAGCAGCAGTTGTGATTTCTTGCAGTATTTTTCAATATTGTATATTTTTCAAAATCTGAAGAAGCAGCAATTTTATTACAGGCAACAATATTGATGCTTCTTTTCAACAGACTTTCATAGACTTCAGGAACTTCTGAGCTTGCTGTAATATCTACAAAAACTGAATTTCTTAGATTACGGGATATGATTTCTTCGGCAAATCTTTGTGCTGAGGCTTCAATTCCTGACTCATTCCAGTTGATATATTCTTCTTCGGAAATTCCTTTCTCAGCAAAGATTATTTTGCGGCTGTTGGAAAGACCTGCAATTCTTAAATTGATGAAATGGTTTTCCTTCAGATATTGATTCTGATTAAAGATTTGCTGGATAAGTTTGGTCCCTACATTTCCTGTTCCGCAGAGGTAAAGGTGAATCTGCTTTATTTCAGACTCAAAGAACTCTTCATGCAGAACATTGACTGCTTTTTTAGCATCTTTTTCAGCAATTACAACACTGATGTTTCTCTCTGAGGAGCCTTGTGCAATGGTTCTGATATTGATTCCGTTATTCCCCAGACATCCAAACATTTTGGCGCTCACACCACTTCTGCTTTTCATGTTTTCTCCTACCAATGCTACAATGGATAGCCCTGTTTCAATATTGACCGGAGCTACTCTTTTTAAATTAATATCATCTGCAAAGGATACATTGATTGCATTTTCAGCTGCTGACATATCTTTTTCATGAATTGCTATGGTGATGGAATGCTCGGAAGAACCCTGGGTAATAAGAATAACATTTATTTTTTCCTGACTCAGGCATTGGAAAAGTTTTGCAGAAATACCGGGAATTCCTACCATTCCGCTGCCTTCCAGAGTAAGCAGAGCAATATTATCCATATTTGAAACTCCTACTGCAATCTGGTGTTTTTCGTTTTCGGAAGTATTCAGATTATGGGAAACCAATGTTCCTTTTGCCTTTGGATCAAAAGTATTTTTAATTTTAAGGTTAATATTTTTGACCATCACGGGTTGAATTGATGGTGGATAAATAACTTTTGCCCCAAAATGAGAAAGTTCCATCGCTTCATGATAGGAAATTTCAGCAATAGGTTTAGCGTGTGAGGCCAGGCGGGGATCTGCAGTCATCATTCCGCTTACATCGGTCCATATCTGAAGTTCTTCAGCGTGAATGGCAGCAGCAATAATAGCAGCAGTGTAATCTGAGCCGCCACGTCCTAATGTTGTAGTATGATCTTTTTCGTCACTAGCTATGAAGCCAGGGCCTATCAGAATACGGTTTTGATGATTGTTGAAATAATTTTTAATATTGTTTTCAGTACTATTGAAATTCACTTTTGCATGGGTGAAATTGCTGTCAGTTTTGATGAGTTCCGAAACATTCATCCATAAACAATCTAATTCTTCATGCTGAAGTCTTGCTGCAATAATGTTGGAAGACAGAAACTCACCATAAGAGGCAATTTTATCTTTGATTCTAGGAGTAAGCTCACCAAGAACAAAAACTCCGTTGTAGAGATCCTCCAGATCATTGAAATGTTTTTTTACAAAACTTAGCAAAGCACTTTGCTCTAAAACAGGAATAAGTTCTTTGACGAGATTAAGATGTTTTTCTTCTGCATTTTTAAGCAGCAGGAGGTAATCTTCATTTTTAACAGAAGCATATTCTGCGGCATTAATAAGAAGATCAGTTACACCGTGAAGTGCTGATACAATTACTACAATATTGTCTTTTGAAGATTCTTGTTTTATAATGTTTTCTACAAGCAATATATTCTGGGCATTGGCGACTGATGTTCCGCCGAATTTTAAGATTTTCATCTATTATTTATTTGAGATTAGAAAAAGTAAAAGGTTTACTCTTTGAAAAAAGAGTAAAGGGTACCGGAAATAATATGTGAAAATTTACCCCTTTATGGGGTCGTTGTTGTAGTTGTGAATGTAGAAACAGAAGATACTCCTGAAATAGGTGACTTCAGGATAGAAATATCAGATATGTTTCTTAAAAAATTCATTATTATCTCACAAATGTACAAATTATTCCGGGATGACAAATTTTATTAGAAAATAAATGTATTTCTTTTTTTAGGTTATGAGTATTGTCCAGTTGGGCCTTATGGTTTCGGTCAGCTAAGATCATGCGAAGATTACTATCTTTTACCAGTATGTTGTAAAGCAATGGTTTTGGCGGATGTTGCATGCTCTACAGACCGGTATTGTGTTAAAATAATAAATATATATGTTCAGAAAAAAACGCAAAATTTTCACTGTTTCTTTTCTTAATATAATTTGTTTGAAAATAATAAATAGTTAACAATAAATGTTTATTTTTATTACTTATTGTATTGTTTATTGATTAGGTTTTTGGTTTTTATAAAAATAACATCATATTTTGGTGAATTAAATTGTTTTTTATAGCTTTACAACACCAAATAAACAAATTATGATAAATTCCCTCATCTCTCAAATTCTTTTTAGAATATATTATAGACATTGAATAATATATTCTTCTGCTTATACTGATTTAGATCGTATATATTCTTGTAAAGATCCCAAATTCTTTCAGATAAGGTATTCTCCTTTCAGGAAGAAAGAGCAGTTATTAATTCTTTACTATTATTGGTTCATTCTATGAAATAGATCCAAGGATTAATGGTTGGCAAACATGGCCGTTACGGCTGTAATATAGCTATATTTATTTGTATGTTAATATTATCTGTTATCAAAAATTATATAACGGATCATCTTAGTATAAAACACTATGAAGAATTTAAATCTATCCACAGAAACAGAAATTAGTGGAAGCCGAATGATACTGGACGCGTTTCTTCAGGAAGGCGTGAAAACAGTTTTTGGTTATCCGGGAGGAGCAATTATCCCTATTTATGATGCTCTTTATGATTATCAAGGAAAGCTCGAGCACGTTCTTGTGCGTCATGAGCAGGCAGCTGTACATGCCGCACAGGGTATGGCCAGAGCCTCAGGCGAAGTAGGAGTCGTACTGGCAACCAGTGGACCAGGAGCAACCAATCTTGTGACAGGGTTGGCAGATGCTTTATTGGATAATACTCCGCTGGTGTGTATTACGGGGCAGGTTTTTGAACATCTATTGGGAACCGATGCCTTCCAGGAAATTGATGTAATGAATATCACAAGCTCTGTCACCAAATGGAATTATCAGGTTGCAGATGCTAATGAGCTTCCCGAAGTTTTGGCCAAAGCATTTTATATTGCAAGATCAGGACGCCCGGGACCGGTTTTGATAGATGTGACCAAAAATGCACAATTGCAACATGCCATTTATAAAGGGTACTCTCCTTGCCATAATTTAAGAAGCTACAAACCTGAACCTGTTCCCCATATAGAAAACATAGAAAAGGCAGCAATACTTATCAACAACGCGGAGAAACCTTTTATTATTGTAGGTCAGGGTGTTTTGCTGGGAAAAGCGGAACATGAATTTTTACAGTTTGCAGAAAAATCTGGAATCCCCGTCGCCTGGACCGTTCTAGGGATAGGTGCCATTCCTAGGGATCATCCTCAGGCTGTAGGAATGGTAGGCATGCATGGAAATTATGGACCTAATATTCTTACCAATGAATGTGACGTCCTGATTGCTATAGGAATGCGTTTTGATGACCGGGTAACCGGAAAATTGGATCAATATGCAAAGCAAGCCAAAATCATTCATATGGATATTGATCAGGCCGAAATCAATAAGAATGTGAAAGCAGATGTTCCGGTTCTGGGTAATTGTAAACAAACCTTGCCGCTTCTTACAACATTGATTCAGAAGAAAGAGTATCCACAATGGTATGAAAGATTTAATAGCTGCTATAAAATTGAAAATATGAATCTGATCCATCATGAATTATATCCTGAAGAGGGAGAAATTACCATGGGTGAAGTTATTCGTAGCCTTAACGAAATAACAGCGGGCGAGGCTATCATTGTAACGGATGTTGGGCAGCATCAGATGATAACCTGTAGGTATTACCGGTTTAAATACTCACGAACCAATATCACCAGCGGAGGATTGGGAACAATGGGATTTTGTCTTCCGGCTGCTATAGGAGCCTCTTATGTGGAAAAGAACCGGCCTGTCATTGCTGTTATGGGAGATGGAGGAGCGCAGATGAATATACAGGAATTGGGCACTATTATGCAATACCATTCTAATGTTAAAATTTTAATTCTTAATAATTGTTACCTGGGAATGGTAAGGCAATGGCAGGAATTATTTCATGAAGAAAGATATTCGTCAGTAGATATTCAGAGTCCTGATTTTGTACAGGTAGCAAAAGGATATGGTATTGCTGGGACCAGGGTTTCCCAAAGAGAAAAACTGAAAACAGCCCTCTACGAAATGCTCGATCATAAAGGCGCTTTCCTTCTTGAGGTAATGACCGGAAAGGTACACAATGTATTTCCAATGATCCCACAAGGGAAAAGTGTTTCAGAAATTGTATTGAATAATAATTTTTAAAAAGAAAAATGAGAACAGAACATAAAGAATATACCATTACGGCTTATACTGAAGATTATTTAGGATTAATAGGCCGGATGAATGCCATTTTTTCAAGAAGAAGGATTTCTATGGTGACTTTTCATGTGGGTCCTAGTGAAATAGAAAAAGTGAAAAAATTTGTCATCATAATCAGGGAGACTGAAGAATCGGTTCAGAAAATTACCAGGCAAATGGAGAAACAGGTGGATGTACTGGAAGTTCATTACCACAAGAATCCTTACTTGTCAGCGGTAGAACATGCCAGCTGATTTCAAGGTAAAAATATCAGATATATTTCTTGAAAAGTTCATTGTAACGGAAAAAATGTGCAAGTTATTTTGAAATAGCAAACTTTTAACATAATAAATTATTAAATCCTTTTTAAGAGAAATATTTGGTGTAATTAATTAAAAATCTTACATTTATCTAATTAACTATATGAAAATCCAATGAAAAATTCAAAAAAAATCAAAAGAGAACATTTAAAATCAATCAATGGAGGCGGAATTGGGGATTGTTATGAAAATTGTCCTGTTGGGCCTTATGGGCCAAATGAACCAAGATCATGTGGGGACTTTTATGGGCTGCCTGAGTGCTGTAAAAAAAGAGTATTGGTAAGTATGGACTGTTTTGACCGTTATTAATCTGTTTCAATAATATAAGAGCATTGTTTTTACGATGCTTTTTTTGATTGATCATCTTAAAATTAAAATAGTATGAAAACAATTAAAAAATTATCAAGAGACCAAAAGAAAAGTATCAATGGTGGTGCTACGCAAATTCAAATTGAAGCATGCGGTAGTGAACAACTTGTTTGTTTTATGGGAGGAGGTAGATGGGGATGCTGGCTGAAGCCTGGCGGAAAATGCTATCCTCCAATGCTGTAATTGAATCAATTAAAATCATTCAAAATCTTTACAGTATGAAAAAGTTATCCCGGCACCATCTTAAAAATATTAAAGGTGAGAATGCTTCTATTTGTAACGGATGTCCAGCTCATATTACATATGGGCCAGGAGTAGAATATACTGGGACCTGTGAAAATTATTTTGCATTACCGGATTACTGCAGAGACAAAAATTGTGTTAGAGTCAGTAGATCCTGTTTTGGAAATAGTTAACAGAAAGAATTATAATAGTAAGTAAAAACATTAATTAATAACAAATCTAAACATGAGAAAACTATCAAGAACAAAACTGAAGGATATTAACGGCAAAGGTGGAGGATGTGGCTTCTGTCCCACTTCAGGAAACTATGGAGATGGTCCCGAATATACTAATAGCTGCATGGCCTTTTGGGGATTATCTCCTACTTGCAGAAACTGTGTGGATGTAAGTGCAGATTGCTATGGACCAGATTATTCTGATTACTTCGGGAACTAAAAAATACTTTTTAATACCATCAAAAAATTAAAACAACTATGAAAAATTTAAAGAAATTAAACAGAAAAGAACTTGGAGGAGTAAATGGTGCCATAGGATCAAACTGTAGCAGATGTCCACAGCATACAACTTACGGAACTGGACCTAATGATGCTCCGTGCAGTGCTTATCAGGCTCTTCCTACTTATTGCAAAGCGTGTGTAATTGTAAGTATGGAATGTATGGATGGTGGAGTGTCTTAAGAACCTCTAAAGAGTAAAATAAAAAAGAGACTGTCCTTTTGAGACAGCCTCTTTTGTTTACTTTATACTTTTAGAAAGATCAAGCATCGCCTCAATTGGCTTCAATGCTTTTAATCTTAATTCTTCGTCGATAAGAATTTCAGGAAGCTCGTATTTCATACATAAATACAATTTTTCCATCGTGTTACGTTTCATGTAGAAACATTCTGAACAGTTACAGCTTTCATCAAAAACCAATGCAGGAATCAATTCTTTGTGTGGTGCACGTTTTCTCATTTCGTGAAGAATACCTTCTTCTGTTGCAATAATGAACTTCTGGCAATCATCTTTTTCTACAAAGTTCAGTAGAGCAGAAGTAGAACCAATGAAGTGTGCTAATTTTAAAACAGCTTCTTCACTTTCTGGATGTGCAATCATTTTTGCATCCGGATTGTCTGCAAGCTGTTTTGCAATTCTTTCCATAGAAAATGCTTCATGTACGATACAGCTTCCATCCCAAAGGATCATATCACGACCTGTCTTTTTAGATAAGTATCTTCCCAGGTTTTTGTCTGGTGCGAAAATGATAGGCCTGTCTTTTGGAAGTGCTTCAATAACGGTTTCAGCATTTGAACTTGTTACGATGATATCACTTTCTGCTTTTGTTTCAGCATTACAGTTAATGTATGTTGCGATTAAAGCATCAGGATGTTGTTCACGCATCTTTCTCAAACCTTCTCCTGAACATCCGTCTGCAAGAGAGCATCCGGCCATAGTATCAGGAAGAACTACTTTTTAGTTGGGTTCAGAATTTTAGCAGCCTCGGCCATGAAATGTACTCCGCAGAATACAATCATATCAGCGTTCGTTTCTTTTGCCTGTCTTGCCAATTGCAAAGAATCTCCAAGAAAATCAGCAATATCCTGAATTTCTCCAGGCTGGTAATAGTGGGCAAGGATTACAGCATTTTTTTCTTCTTTAAGTTTCAGAATGGCTTTTACCAATTCTTCTCCCTGAGGAATCGCTATATCTTTTATATCCAAAAATCCCTTTACAGGAATCGCAGATTTAGCTTTTTCTAATGTTTCGGTACT of the Chryseobacterium capnotolerans genome contains:
- a CDS encoding homoserine kinase, whose protein sequence is MKKVKLKIPATVANLVCGFDILGMAVYEPYDEMEIRLLETSEIIIKHQDSFGLPEEPSKNVAGVVLLNIQEHYNLKNGFEVIIHKHIKPGSGLGSSAASAAGAALGANIVLGNIMSKDEMVHFAMFGEELASGVRHADNIAPCIYGGITLVKSTAPIDIIPLNAPDLFVAAVHPQVEVKTSDSRQILKKNITLKSAVEQWGNIAGLVAGIQKNDFPLIGRSLNDIIIEPVRSILIPRFDEIKSKSLQLGALGGGISGSGPSIFMLAEKKETAEKIADMMKAVYDEINIDNFVYVSKINPVGIEIIK
- the thrA gene encoding bifunctional aspartate kinase/homoserine dehydrogenase I encodes the protein MKILKFGGTSVANAQNILLVENIIKQESSKDNIVVIVSALHGVTDLLINAAEYASVKNEDYLLLLKNAEEKHLNLVKELIPVLEQSALLSFVKKHFNDLEDLYNGVFVLGELTPRIKDKIASYGEFLSSNIIAARLQHEELDCLWMNVSELIKTDSNFTHAKVNFNSTENNIKNYFNNHQNRILIGPGFIASDEKDHTTTLGRGGSDYTAAIIAAAIHAEELQIWTDVSGMMTADPRLASHAKPIAEISYHEAMELSHFGAKVIYPPSIQPVMVKNINLKIKNTFDPKAKGTLVSHNLNTSENEKHQIAVGVSNMDNIALLTLEGSGMVGIPGISAKLFQCLSQEKINVILITQGSSEHSITIAIHEKDMSAAENAINVSFADDINLKRVAPVNIETGLSIVALVGENMKSRSGVSAKMFGCLGNNGINIRTIAQGSSERNISVVIAEKDAKKAVNVLHEEFFESEIKQIHLYLCGTGNVGTKLIQQIFNQNQYLKENHFINLRIAGLSNSRKIIFAEKGISEEEYINWNESGIEASAQRFAEEIISRNLRNSVFVDITASSEVPEVYESLLKRSINIVACNKIAASSDFEKYTILKNTARNHNCCFHFETNVGAGLPVIGTINDLIKSGDQITSIEAVLSGTLNFVFNTYNGSKTFSEVVAQAQKEGYTEPDPRLDLSGTDVARKILILAREAGYPLQFEEIENIGFLPEACMEGSVDHFYEKLTEYEDHFKSLFDNAQKEGKILKYTAEFKDGKAKVGLQHVAPGSDLFHLYGKDNIVIFKTLRYSEQPLVIKGAGAGAEVTASGIFADIIRSV
- the ilvB gene encoding biosynthetic-type acetolactate synthase large subunit, which translates into the protein MKNLNLSTETEISGSRMILDAFLQEGVKTVFGYPGGAIIPIYDALYDYQGKLEHVLVRHEQAAVHAAQGMARASGEVGVVLATSGPGATNLVTGLADALLDNTPLVCITGQVFEHLLGTDAFQEIDVMNITSSVTKWNYQVADANELPEVLAKAFYIARSGRPGPVLIDVTKNAQLQHAIYKGYSPCHNLRSYKPEPVPHIENIEKAAILINNAEKPFIIVGQGVLLGKAEHEFLQFAEKSGIPVAWTVLGIGAIPRDHPQAVGMVGMHGNYGPNILTNECDVLIAIGMRFDDRVTGKLDQYAKQAKIIHMDIDQAEINKNVKADVPVLGNCKQTLPLLTTLIQKKEYPQWYERFNSCYKIENMNLIHHELYPEEGEITMGEVIRSLNEITAGEAIIVTDVGQHQMITCRYYRFKYSRTNITSGGLGTMGFCLPAAIGASYVEKNRPVIAVMGDGGAQMNIQELGTIMQYHSNVKILILNNCYLGMVRQWQELFHEERYSSVDIQSPDFVQVAKGYGIAGTRVSQREKLKTALYEMLDHKGAFLLEVMTGKVHNVFPMIPQGKSVSEIVLNNNF
- a CDS encoding bacteriocin-like protein, which translates into the protein MKNSKKIKREHLKSINGGGIGDCYENCPVGPYGPNEPRSCGDFYGLPECCKKRVLVSMDCFDRY
- a CDS encoding bacteriocin-like protein, with translation MKTIKKLSRDQKKSINGGATQIQIEACGSEQLVCFMGGGRWGCWLKPGGKCYPPML
- a CDS encoding bacteriocin-like protein — translated: MKNLKKLNRKELGGVNGAIGSNCSRCPQHTTYGTGPNDAPCSAYQALPTYCKACVIVSMECMDGGVS